The proteins below are encoded in one region of Methanosarcina barkeri 3:
- a CDS encoding homocitrate synthase family protein, whose amino-acid sequence MSESEQYSRNKLMDFIEYRPLDIEICDVTLRDGEQTPGVVFTKEQKLAMANELDSMGIEVIEAGFPVVSANEKETVKEIANQGFNSRICCLSRAVKGDVDAALECDVDIVSIFIAMSDMHLKYKYHRSLEEMLGCAKETIEYATDHGLKVRFAAEDASRTPIDRLKQAFKEVENEYKVQYVSLADTIGILNPTTTHYLVSEIFKEVNTSICIHCHDDLGMATANTLAAAEAGAKQLHTTVNAIGERAGNASLEEVIVALRVQYGIDRYDTTKLTALSKMVSEYSGITPSVNKAVVGQNAFTHESGIHVAAILEEPRTYELFLPEMVGGKRNLVVGKHTGTKALKGIINSIGLCLEREELCALIDKVKVCTEERHKSISRDQLERLITQVRQEKKTNEKGEEKFSI is encoded by the coding sequence ATGTCAGAGAGCGAGCAGTATTCCAGAAACAAACTCATGGATTTTATCGAATATCGCCCCCTAGATATCGAAATATGTGACGTGACTCTACGCGATGGGGAACAGACTCCGGGTGTTGTGTTCACAAAAGAACAGAAGCTGGCAATGGCCAATGAACTTGATTCTATGGGTATCGAGGTTATAGAAGCCGGATTTCCGGTAGTTTCCGCAAATGAAAAGGAAACCGTTAAGGAAATTGCAAACCAGGGCTTTAATTCAAGGATCTGCTGCCTCTCAAGAGCAGTAAAAGGGGATGTGGATGCTGCCCTTGAATGTGATGTTGATATTGTGAGTATTTTTATTGCAATGTCGGACATGCACCTCAAATACAAGTACCATCGAAGCCTTGAGGAGATGCTTGGCTGTGCCAAGGAAACCATTGAATACGCAACCGATCACGGGTTAAAAGTACGTTTTGCAGCTGAGGACGCTAGCCGAACCCCGATCGACCGTTTAAAACAGGCCTTCAAGGAAGTCGAAAATGAATATAAAGTACAGTATGTGAGCCTTGCAGATACTATCGGGATCCTTAATCCTACAACGACGCACTATCTTGTTAGCGAAATTTTCAAGGAGGTCAACACCTCAATCTGTATCCACTGCCATGACGACCTGGGAATGGCAACCGCAAATACTCTTGCAGCCGCCGAAGCCGGGGCAAAACAGCTCCATACTACGGTTAACGCAATCGGGGAACGTGCAGGAAATGCTTCCCTTGAAGAAGTGATAGTAGCCCTAAGGGTACAGTACGGCATAGACCGTTATGACACTACAAAGCTGACCGCTCTTTCTAAAATGGTCTCCGAGTATTCAGGCATTACACCTTCGGTAAATAAAGCTGTTGTCGGGCAAAACGCCTTTACCCACGAGTCTGGAATTCACGTTGCTGCAATCCTTGAAGAGCCACGAACCTATGAACTCTTCCTCCCGGAAATGGTCGGCGGAAAGCGCAACCTGGTTGTAGGAAAGCACACAGGCACAAAAGCCTTAAAAGGCATAATTAACAGCATAGGTCTCTGCCTTGAGCGGGAGGAACTCTGCGCCCTGATCGATAAAGTCAAGGTTTGCACTGAAGAAAGGCATAAAAGCATCTCAAGGGATCAACTTGAAAGGTTGATTACTCAGGTCAGGCAGGAAAAGAAGACAAACGAAAAAGGAGAAGAGAAGTTTTCTATTTGA
- a CDS encoding DUF3160 domain-containing protein, with translation MKYGTRLITVHLVFLILIIFLFTGGCLEQSSGLNEKNGTEMTKEVDNDSLPNLYKDVQKTVVTTEEVGNNQSSSTGRLKTEAINLSDFEAGNSSLTGNYRLEAVDIELKAPSYELPLKKDEISNYGNFSGKISLSESDLKLLESNGFVVIKNPYNPGEEDITSMYSTLQEEEIPVFITTDSLLHLYHIQFDETLRLIEEREFYDTLWKTDLALLNASIEKYNSASGEEKEAAKRNAAYFSVALSLLQPKSKQIQKEDYYDSDYISFFPEDTAKQYRFETPDFVKKDVEAELALIEVHKGFAVSPIFHYEEDYSQYVPRGHYTRTEQLENYFKAFMWHGRMSMLLKGELIKSIDPEKDARIQTIQASLITSQLQSEPELLKNWDRIYEVTAFYVGFSDDLGPYEYMEALDSVFGSGERKFDEITVNELKTKLAEYEGPKIYGGTGNCVLEPPFTSEQADECLENTTGFRFMGQRFIPDSYVFSNLVWPYTGKYAGAGEYTDENKTPFTLVVTEAGPIRGFPRGLDVMALLGSGRAVYWLDELNDSSYENYSIQYGKMESEFSNFSAADWNRNLYWSWLYSLQPLLKVYGTGYPTFMQSNTWQDKELNTALASWTELRHDTILYAKQSETMDGSIAPVESEEKPVVGYLEPIPDFYARLLALTKMTKQGLSEMEVLNPRSESSLTSLEEILAKLQKISEKELKNEELTTEEYDFIKTFGDQLEGTNGADDDVKKTTIIADVHTDGNSGDVLEEGVGYVDMLVVAYKLPDGRILLGAGPVMSHYEFKQPMSDRLTNEKWREMLEEKPPERPEWSLTYRA, from the coding sequence ATGAAGTACGGAACCAGGTTAATTACAGTTCACTTAGTTTTTTTGATCCTCATAATCTTCCTTTTTACAGGAGGATGCCTGGAACAAAGTTCCGGTTTAAATGAAAAAAACGGAACCGAAATGACCAAAGAAGTGGACAATGATAGTTTACCGAACCTCTATAAAGATGTTCAAAAAACTGTTGTAACGACAGAGGAAGTAGGCAATAACCAAAGCTCTTCAACCGGTAGGCTGAAAACCGAAGCAATAAATCTTTCCGATTTTGAAGCCGGAAATTCATCTCTTACGGGAAACTACAGACTTGAAGCTGTTGATATAGAGTTAAAAGCGCCTTCTTATGAGTTGCCTCTTAAGAAAGATGAAATCTCCAACTACGGAAATTTTTCCGGTAAAATTTCTCTGAGCGAGTCTGATCTTAAGCTTCTTGAGAGCAATGGTTTTGTGGTGATTAAAAATCCCTACAATCCTGGAGAAGAAGATATAACTTCAATGTACTCGACCCTTCAGGAAGAGGAAATTCCTGTTTTTATTACTACGGATTCCCTGCTGCATCTTTATCATATCCAGTTTGATGAAACACTTAGACTGATAGAAGAAAGGGAATTTTACGATACTCTCTGGAAGACTGACCTTGCTCTGCTAAATGCTTCCATTGAGAAGTATAATAGCGCTTCCGGAGAAGAAAAGGAAGCTGCAAAAAGAAACGCAGCTTACTTCTCAGTTGCTTTGAGCCTTCTCCAGCCGAAATCTAAGCAGATACAGAAAGAAGACTACTACGATTCTGATTATATATCCTTTTTCCCTGAAGATACAGCGAAACAGTACCGGTTCGAGACTCCCGATTTTGTAAAAAAAGATGTTGAAGCGGAACTGGCTTTGATAGAAGTGCACAAAGGCTTTGCTGTTTCTCCAATTTTCCATTATGAAGAGGATTATTCTCAATATGTGCCGCGAGGCCACTATACTCGCACCGAGCAACTGGAGAACTACTTCAAGGCTTTTATGTGGCATGGTAGAATGAGCATGCTCCTGAAAGGTGAATTGATCAAATCCATAGACCCTGAAAAGGATGCTCGCATCCAGACTATCCAGGCAAGCCTGATCACTTCCCAGCTCCAGAGTGAGCCTGAACTCCTTAAGAACTGGGACCGTATCTACGAGGTTACAGCTTTTTACGTAGGTTTTTCCGACGACCTTGGGCCTTATGAGTATATGGAAGCTCTGGATTCGGTCTTTGGTAGTGGAGAAAGGAAATTTGACGAAATAACGGTCAACGAACTCAAAACCAAACTTGCCGAATACGAGGGCCCAAAGATCTACGGAGGTACGGGAAATTGTGTTCTGGAGCCACCTTTTACTTCTGAACAGGCTGACGAATGTCTCGAAAACACCACAGGTTTCCGTTTTATGGGTCAGCGCTTTATTCCGGATTCTTATGTGTTCTCAAATCTGGTTTGGCCATATACGGGAAAATATGCAGGTGCAGGGGAGTATACGGATGAAAATAAGACTCCTTTTACACTGGTAGTTACTGAAGCCGGTCCTATTCGTGGATTTCCGCGTGGGCTTGATGTAATGGCCCTACTTGGTTCAGGAAGAGCTGTTTACTGGCTTGATGAACTGAACGATTCCAGTTACGAAAACTACAGTATTCAGTATGGAAAAATGGAATCTGAATTCTCGAACTTTAGCGCGGCTGACTGGAACAGGAACCTCTACTGGTCCTGGCTTTATTCTCTCCAGCCCCTCCTGAAAGTCTACGGTACGGGCTATCCAACTTTTATGCAGTCTAATACCTGGCAGGACAAGGAACTGAATACAGCTCTTGCTTCCTGGACCGAGCTCAGGCATGATACCATTCTCTATGCAAAACAGAGTGAAACCATGGATGGTAGCATAGCACCAGTTGAATCTGAAGAAAAACCTGTAGTAGGTTATCTCGAGCCTATTCCGGACTTTTACGCCAGGCTGCTTGCCTTGACGAAGATGACAAAACAAGGTTTGAGTGAAATGGAAGTACTTAATCCTCGTTCAGAGAGCAGTCTAACAAGTCTTGAAGAAATCCTCGCAAAACTTCAGAAAATCTCGGAAAAAGAACTGAAAAATGAGGAACTGACAACCGAAGAATATGATTTCATCAAGACTTTTGGCGACCAGCTTGAGGGTACTAATGGAGCCGATGATGATGTTAAGAAAACTACAATAATTGCTGATGTCCATACCGACGGAAACTCAGGAGATGTGCTTGAAGAAGGAGTCGGGTATGTTGACATGCTGGTAGTTGCATATAAGCTTCCGGATGGCAGGATCCTCTTAGGAGCCGGGCCAGTTATGAGCCATTACGAGTTCAAGCAGCCTATGTCTGACCGTCTGACCAATGAAAAATGGAGAGAAATGCTGGAAGAAAAACCACCTGAGAGACCCGAGTGGAGTTTGACATACAGAGCTTAA
- a CDS encoding NAD(+)/NADH kinase, which produces MAIKKIGISARCDRPEVIEKVSEILAHFSSKVQIFVATPTAEVLGIEGTPVERMREEGVELIISVGGDGTVLRNIAKMKDPLPILGINMGTLGFLVDVEPENALETIEEVLYGFSYTERMRVDVFLNGEMLDTATNEIAIMSAKPAKIIQFEVYVGDCLLDSMRADGVVFATPTGSTAYAMSAGGPIISPRVNAIVVVPVAPFKLSSRPWVIPSDSEITIRLSAPKKEAVIAIDGQKSYRIKPDDVVKLKKSRFPARFVRISDTCFYERVQRKLT; this is translated from the coding sequence TTGGCGATAAAGAAAATAGGAATATCTGCACGCTGCGACAGGCCTGAAGTAATTGAAAAGGTAAGTGAGATTCTTGCCCATTTCAGCTCAAAGGTTCAAATTTTTGTCGCCACTCCAACAGCTGAGGTACTCGGAATAGAAGGTACTCCGGTTGAAAGAATGAGAGAAGAAGGAGTGGAACTCATTATCAGTGTAGGAGGGGATGGCACAGTACTCCGAAATATTGCCAAAATGAAAGACCCTCTTCCTATACTTGGAATTAATATGGGTACGCTTGGCTTTCTTGTAGATGTTGAGCCCGAAAATGCTCTTGAAACCATAGAAGAAGTGCTTTACGGCTTTTCTTATACCGAAAGAATGCGAGTCGATGTTTTCCTTAATGGGGAAATGCTTGATACTGCAACGAACGAGATTGCAATAATGTCTGCAAAGCCCGCAAAGATTATTCAGTTTGAGGTTTATGTCGGAGATTGTCTTCTTGACTCGATGCGTGCGGATGGTGTGGTTTTTGCAACCCCTACAGGCTCTACTGCCTATGCGATGAGCGCAGGTGGCCCTATTATAAGTCCAAGAGTAAATGCTATTGTGGTTGTTCCTGTTGCTCCTTTTAAACTCTCGTCAAGGCCCTGGGTTATCCCGTCAGACAGCGAGATCACTATAAGGCTATCGGCTCCAAAAAAAGAGGCGGTTATTGCGATTGACGGGCAGAAATCTTACAGAATCAAACCCGACGACGTCGTCAAACTTAAGAAATCCAGATTTCCTGCACGCTTCGTAAGAATTTCAGATACATGTTTTTATGAAAGGGTCCAGAGAAAACTTACTTGA
- a CDS encoding bifunctional fructose-bisphosphatase/inositol-phosphate phosphatase, whose amino-acid sequence MNSTNSGFLKLSRDAFKAASDSICDLAGTDDAGSFICMGADGTPTTKIDLAAEDAIVEVLKEDGRSMRIISEELGELILGDSPEFSVVLDPLDGTYNSTVGIPFYSVSLAISSHDLSDLRFGYVSNLALREEYYAEAGKGAYLNGKKIKASVNSELNKLCVSVYGYRQNVERTRKIYRSVRRVRLFGSVALELCYVASGKLDAFVDVRNALRVTDVAAGQLILAEAGGLVTDGYGNSLRLPDNVTARVEMVASNGHVHEKLLKLLFGG is encoded by the coding sequence ATGAATTCAACAAATTCAGGATTTTTGAAGTTATCCCGAGATGCTTTTAAAGCCGCATCAGACTCTATCTGTGATCTAGCAGGTACTGATGATGCAGGTAGTTTTATCTGTATGGGAGCCGACGGAACTCCTACTACTAAAATAGATCTCGCAGCAGAGGACGCTATAGTTGAAGTCCTTAAAGAAGACGGCAGGTCCATGAGAATTATCAGCGAGGAGCTTGGCGAACTTATTTTAGGGGATTCTCCCGAGTTTTCTGTTGTTCTGGATCCGCTTGATGGGACCTATAATTCCACAGTCGGAATTCCCTTTTATAGTGTTTCTCTAGCCATTTCTTCTCACGATCTTTCAGATCTAAGGTTCGGGTATGTGAGTAACCTTGCCTTACGCGAAGAATACTACGCAGAAGCCGGAAAAGGGGCTTACCTTAATGGAAAAAAAATAAAAGCTTCCGTCAACTCGGAGCTGAATAAGTTATGTGTCAGTGTTTACGGCTACCGGCAAAACGTAGAAAGAACCCGAAAGATATACAGAAGCGTCAGGAGGGTAAGGTTATTCGGGAGTGTAGCCCTCGAGTTGTGTTATGTAGCTTCAGGCAAGCTTGATGCTTTTGTTGACGTCCGAAATGCTTTGCGGGTAACTGACGTGGCAGCAGGGCAGCTGATTCTTGCCGAAGCAGGCGGGCTTGTCACGGACGGATACGGAAATTCTTTAAGACTTCCTGATAATGTTACTGCAAGAGTGGAAATGGTTGCTTCCAACGGACACGTACATGAAAAGCTTTTAAAATTACTCTTCGGGGGATAA
- a CDS encoding type II glyceraldehyde-3-phosphate dehydrogenase: MVKAKIAVNGYGTIGKRVADAVRAQDDMEIIGISKTKPNYEAAVAHQLGYDIYAPAANLGAFEKAGMPAAGTIEEMVEKADLVVDCTPGGVGEGNKSLYEKAGVKAIWQGGEDHSLAGFSFNAICNYEQAVGRDLVRVVSCNTTALCRAIYPIDKELGVKKVRVILARRATDPNDVKKGPINAIVPDPIKLPSHHGPDVKSVLPQINITSAALKIPTTLMHVHTVNMEVDKDCTVDEVKNIFGSQPRIRFVGQGMSSTAEIMEFARDMKRPRNDMWENCIWPESITVGDKEIYFFQAVHQESIVVPENIDAIRAMMELESDGAKSIEKTNKAIGLYNK; the protein is encoded by the coding sequence ATGGTTAAAGCAAAAATCGCAGTAAATGGTTACGGAACCATAGGGAAAAGAGTTGCAGATGCTGTACGGGCTCAGGACGATATGGAAATTATCGGAATTTCCAAAACGAAGCCTAATTACGAAGCTGCAGTGGCCCACCAGCTAGGATATGACATCTATGCCCCAGCTGCAAATCTCGGAGCTTTTGAGAAAGCCGGAATGCCTGCAGCCGGGACAATTGAAGAAATGGTCGAAAAGGCTGACCTGGTTGTAGACTGCACGCCCGGAGGAGTTGGGGAAGGAAATAAATCTCTGTATGAAAAGGCCGGAGTAAAGGCAATCTGGCAGGGCGGCGAAGATCATTCACTTGCAGGTTTTTCATTTAATGCGATTTGCAATTACGAGCAGGCTGTGGGCCGTGACCTGGTAAGGGTTGTCTCATGTAACACTACCGCACTTTGCAGGGCTATTTACCCAATAGACAAGGAATTGGGGGTAAAAAAGGTCAGGGTAATTCTTGCAAGAAGGGCAACCGATCCTAACGATGTAAAGAAAGGGCCAATTAATGCAATCGTACCCGATCCGATCAAGCTTCCATCTCATCACGGGCCTGATGTAAAAAGTGTGCTTCCGCAGATTAACATTACAAGCGCAGCCCTGAAGATTCCGACAACCTTAATGCACGTACACACCGTGAACATGGAAGTCGATAAGGATTGCACTGTAGATGAAGTTAAAAACATCTTTGGTTCCCAGCCAAGAATCCGTTTCGTAGGACAGGGAATGTCGTCTACAGCGGAAATTATGGAATTTGCCAGAGATATGAAGCGCCCCAGAAATGACATGTGGGAAAACTGCATCTGGCCTGAATCAATCACTGTAGGGGATAAGGAGATTTATTTCTTCCAGGCTGTCCATCAAGAATCTATTGTAGTTCCGGAAAATATTGATGCTATAAGGGCCATGATGGAACTTGAAAGCGATGGTGCAAAGTCAATTGAAAAGACAAACAAGGCTATTGGTCTGTATAACAAGTAA
- a CDS encoding DUF3147 family protein, with protein sequence MKLDFKDLALRFIFGGAAVAACYIILQIIPSKSFAGDFAAFPAVMAAAVIMAGHFGTSEQASDIALGASAGMIGCTICVFTAAFCMEHLNRWGLSIIIALIIWFFSSYFATRLIQGFLGKMKEKRQQKTHY encoded by the coding sequence ATGAAATTAGATTTCAAGGACCTTGCTCTAAGGTTCATCTTCGGGGGAGCTGCTGTTGCTGCATGTTATATTATATTGCAGATAATCCCTTCGAAATCTTTTGCGGGAGATTTTGCAGCTTTTCCAGCAGTTATGGCAGCTGCCGTAATAATGGCAGGACATTTCGGGACTTCAGAGCAGGCTTCTGACATTGCTCTCGGGGCCAGTGCAGGGATGATAGGTTGCACTATATGTGTGTTCACTGCTGCTTTCTGTATGGAGCACCTTAATAGATGGGGTCTTTCAATTATTATTGCCCTTATAATCTGGTTTTTCAGCTCATATTTTGCAACCAGGCTGATCCAGGGTTTCTTGGGAAAAATGAAAGAAAAAAGGCAGCAAAAAACACATTATTAA
- a CDS encoding CooT family nickel-binding protein, translating into MCELNVFLLRGDERERIMDSVARILVEGDSVQLTGILGDQMTVEGSVKEVNFSRGEALILAN; encoded by the coding sequence ATGTGTGAACTCAATGTGTTCTTGCTTCGTGGAGATGAGCGTGAGAGAATTATGGATTCCGTAGCAAGGATCCTTGTTGAAGGCGACTCAGTCCAGCTTACAGGAATTTTAGGGGACCAAATGACTGTCGAAGGCTCAGTCAAAGAAGTTAACTTCTCACGAGGAGAAGCCCTTATCCTTGCAAATTAA
- a CDS encoding MEDS domain-containing protein → MKESLRKSGIDIIGDIPWGTHICQFYQTKEDLMDTLVPYFKTGLENNEFSMWITSEPLEVEDAKEFLRVAVPDIDSCLEKGQIQIIPYYRFYTEEGAFDSDRVLDFLVEKLNKALASGYDGLRLSGNALRLEKKDRSDFVNHEIKLDSDIGNYRMIALCTYSLDRFDAPEVIEVAINHQFVLIKREGKLEQIKNSRCEKEEEKIRSLADIVELSNDAILTISLDGTITSWNKGAEQIYGYLAKEIIGKPISILEPSILVEETEELIELFKQGDKIHNYETLRLREDGRIINVSVTFSPILDASKKLVSISVISRDITRSKRVEEKLRKSEERYRIATEQTGQVVYEYDLRTDKSSWAGAIEEVTGYSFEEFQRFGKEVWLKNIHLTDMNSRDDKFQSARKTGGRFKEELRLRKKDGSCIYVENNGVWLMGDNGQPYGAIGVLKDITERKKTEYFLKSIENARKKEIHHRIKNNLQVISSLLDLQADKFNDTKVVEAFRESQNRVVSMALIHEELHEGKGSEVLKSSKYLERLVENLFQTYKSRNVDVRLNMDLEKIFSLVWIL, encoded by the coding sequence GTGAAAGAAAGCCTGAGGAAATCTGGCATTGATATTATTGGAGATATACCCTGGGGCACACATATCTGTCAATTCTATCAAACAAAAGAAGATTTAATGGATACACTGGTTCCTTACTTCAAGACGGGACTGGAAAACAACGAGTTTAGTATGTGGATCACATCAGAACCCCTGGAAGTCGAAGATGCAAAAGAATTCCTGAGGGTGGCTGTTCCCGATATTGATAGCTGTTTGGAGAAAGGACAAATACAAATTATTCCCTACTATCGGTTTTATACAGAAGAGGGCGCTTTTGATTCGGATAGAGTCTTAGATTTTCTGGTTGAAAAACTCAATAAGGCCCTGGCAAGTGGATACGATGGATTGAGGTTGAGTGGAAACGCTTTGCGTTTGGAGAAAAAGGATCGGAGCGATTTTGTTAACCATGAGATAAAACTGGACAGTGATATAGGCAATTACCGGATGATCGCTCTCTGCACTTATTCTCTTGACAGGTTCGATGCACCTGAAGTTATTGAGGTGGCTATCAACCACCAGTTTGTGTTAATCAAAAGGGAAGGAAAATTGGAACAGATAAAAAATTCCAGGTGTGAAAAGGAAGAAGAAAAAATCCGGAGTTTAGCAGATATTGTGGAGTTATCAAATGATGCTATTTTAACTATATCGCTTGATGGTACCATCACCAGCTGGAACAAAGGTGCAGAGCAAATTTATGGCTATTTAGCTAAAGAAATTATTGGGAAGCCAATATCCATCCTTGAACCGTCCATCTTAGTTGAGGAAACAGAAGAATTGATCGAACTATTTAAACAGGGAGATAAAATCCACAATTATGAGACTTTACGGTTAAGAGAAGATGGCAGGATAATAAATGTTTCAGTGACTTTCTCTCCGATACTTGACGCCTCTAAAAAGCTGGTTTCTATTTCAGTTATTTCCAGGGATATAACCAGAAGCAAAAGAGTAGAAGAAAAACTCCGGAAAAGTGAAGAAAGGTACAGAATCGCTACTGAGCAGACAGGGCAAGTGGTATACGAATATGATTTAAGAACAGATAAGAGCAGCTGGGCAGGTGCTATAGAAGAAGTTACAGGGTATAGCTTTGAAGAGTTCCAGAGGTTTGGCAAGGAAGTGTGGCTTAAAAATATCCACCTAACAGATATGAATAGTAGAGATGATAAATTTCAGAGTGCGAGAAAGACCGGAGGCAGATTTAAGGAAGAACTAAGGTTAAGAAAAAAAGATGGAAGTTGCATTTATGTAGAAAATAACGGAGTCTGGCTTATGGGTGATAACGGCCAGCCTTATGGAGCTATCGGAGTACTGAAAGACATTACTGAAAGAAAAAAAACGGAATACTTCCTTAAGAGCATAGAAAATGCCCGTAAAAAGGAAATCCACCACAGGATCAAGAACAACCTTCAGGTAATTTCTTCCCTTCTCGATCTTCAGGCTGATAAGTTCAATGACACAAAAGTTGTTGAAGCTTTCAGGGAAAGCCAGAACCGAGTAGTTTCTATGGCTCTCATCCACGAAGAGCTGCACGAAGGCAAGGGAAGCGAGGTATTGAAATCTTCTAAATATCTAGAGAGGCTTGTCGAGAACCTTTTCCAGACATACAAATCTAGAAATGTCGATGTTAGGTTGAATATGGATCTGGAAAAAATATTTTCTTTGGTATGGATACTTTAG
- a CDS encoding DUF89 domain-containing protein, whose translation MKMNPRCTYCLLSRVHFQSKLSTDDEDLISKTIKECLEVVTRNYSPDAVSASVATKVHRKCYEVLEDNDPYAVTKKLINQAALKVLPAAKEKIYENSPDNGELFRRAVLASVVANYFDFGIMGFDASEDKFEAAFREYFENGLDVDDTPKMLGLMQDVVYIADNCGEILFDMLVFDIIKKLGGKITLVVRGEPILTDVTLEEVREFEIDKKVDRVMTTGSNAVGVLIEEAPAELLQAMKDATLIISKGMANYETLSEHNFGPIAYMLLTKCECVAEDLGLEQGLSIAKLMNCP comes from the coding sequence ATGAAGATGAACCCACGCTGCACTTATTGCCTGCTTTCAAGAGTACACTTTCAATCTAAGCTTTCTACTGACGATGAAGACCTGATAAGCAAGACCATTAAAGAATGCCTTGAAGTTGTGACTCGGAACTACAGTCCCGATGCGGTATCGGCTTCCGTAGCCACTAAAGTTCATAGGAAATGCTATGAGGTTCTGGAAGACAATGACCCTTATGCGGTAACAAAGAAACTTATCAACCAGGCTGCGCTGAAAGTCCTGCCTGCGGCGAAAGAAAAGATTTATGAAAATTCTCCTGATAATGGAGAACTTTTCAGGCGTGCAGTGCTGGCATCCGTGGTCGCTAATTACTTTGATTTCGGAATCATGGGTTTTGATGCAAGTGAAGACAAATTTGAGGCTGCTTTTCGGGAATATTTCGAAAATGGGCTTGATGTGGATGATACTCCCAAAATGCTCGGGCTCATGCAGGACGTTGTTTACATTGCCGACAACTGCGGAGAAATCCTCTTTGATATGCTTGTTTTTGATATAATCAAAAAACTCGGTGGAAAGATCACACTCGTAGTCCGGGGTGAGCCCATTCTGACAGACGTGACTTTAGAAGAGGTAAGAGAATTCGAAATTGATAAAAAAGTTGATAGAGTCATGACAACCGGCTCAAATGCCGTAGGTGTCCTGATTGAGGAAGCTCCGGCCGAACTGCTTCAGGCAATGAAAGATGCAACCCTTATTATCAGCAAGGGCATGGCCAATTACGAAACTTTGTCCGAACATAACTTTGGGCCTATTGCATACATGCTTCTTACTAAATGTGAGTGTGTTGCTGAAGACCTGGGACTTGAACAGGGCTTATCCATTGCAAAACTGATGAACTGTCCCTGA
- a CDS encoding sensor histidine kinase, with protein sequence MDTLVPLGLIVNELVSNSLKHAFVDRDNGQIQIKLFKEESSGYKNNMAGSKQEKVQSTSFILIVSDNGIGMPGDFDLKNPASLGMQLVTTLIDQLEGKLELKKDNGTEFTVKFRVI encoded by the coding sequence ATGGATACTTTAGTTCCGTTAGGGCTAATCGTTAACGAACTTGTTTCAAATTCTCTTAAACATGCGTTTGTCGACAGAGATAACGGGCAGATTCAAATTAAACTTTTCAAAGAGGAATCAAGTGGATATAAAAACAATATGGCAGGAAGCAAACAAGAGAAAGTTCAAAGTACCAGTTTTATCCTGATAGTCTCAGACAACGGAATAGGTATGCCTGGAGATTTTGATTTGAAGAACCCTGCTAGCCTTGGCATGCAACTGGTAACCACTCTCATAGACCAGTTAGAAGGCAAACTTGAACTGAAAAAGGACAATGGGACGGAATTTACTGTGAAATTTAGAGTGATTTAA